The Magnolia sinica isolate HGM2019 chromosome 11, MsV1, whole genome shotgun sequence DNA window AATACTCAAACTTGCTTGTGTTCTGTAATTTTCCAACACATATGAGCCCACAAACTATGCAGCTGAAACCACTAATGCATGCTCGTGATACAAAATCCACGTAAAATGCCCTGCATATCAAGCAAAACTTGAAGCACAAGAACACTTCATTATCTTACAAGGAGTTCTTATTAGACATAAGCATTTCACTCTGTTTTCAAGAGTGAAAGTTTCAGGCTACCTTATAAACTGTTTTAACTTTTACTAAGATAAACCCTATAGTGTACAGCACATATTGGGTGCATAGGAAAATACCACAATTAATAATCTCTCAAAAACCATGGAGATGCACAGAAACATATTTTGTGTCAGTACAAACATTCAAAGAACTGGACATAAATTCAGATTGCACAGAAACCATGGAGATGCAGGGTGATCTAGGTTTATGAATTTGATCTACTTATGAAGTTTCTCCTAAATAACCATCAGTTTAGCACAGACAACTAGGGGGGAAAAAAACCTTGCAATAAGTAAATTGGGGAGTCTTGGAGTTATCCTTCATAAACAGCTAGATGTATTAGTTCTATAACTCGATGATTTTTAAAAGCCTAGTCAGGTAAAGTTTGCCAAACCTATATGTAATGAGAAGAAAGGAGGTTCAGCATCAATTTTTAAGATAATAAGAACCTTCCAATGTGAAGATGAATTGAGTGTGTAGAAACAAGTTCACAGGCAGCGGTCAACCAAATCATTCAGGTTTATGACCTGACAAACTTCTATGAGAAACGTAGCCTTGATGCATTTTTGCCACTTTTCAGGCTAAAAATCAATATGCTTGCATGTAATTTTGTATCCTTGTGGCATATTCTCACTTGTCAAGGTATATAGCACCAGAtgtaaaaatttcaaaaagatgTAAGTGCATTACCTGTAATCTGAAATAATATTAACGCTGATTTCAAATCCTTGTGATCTAAAACTCTGCAAACTGTCAATACTAATTAAATGGAAGACCTAAAAATGGCACTTCCCTTTTCTCCCTAGCTGTGCATTTGATTGCacctaatcatgaaatttcatgatatttgatgcaaccaaatgcactctAAACCATAAACtgataaaaaagaaatttcaaatgaaagaaaatgaaatttgtgGCCCTCCCCTATAGTAGCCCCTTTAAAATAAGAATTCAGAATTGCAGACAAAATCACATATAAAAACAGGAAATTTAGAACATAGAACCCATACCATGAAGGACCTGAGCTCATTCTTCATGTCACCATTCAGAATCTCAATCTTTTGGACAAGACCAAGTTTGTTGAGAAAATTTAACTCCACTCCTTCCTGTTGCTCcaatttctccttcctcttttcctttgCCACCTTTTCATATTCCTCAATTGAGTCCTCATCAATTAGACAACCTATCAGCACCTGGTTgtaatgtcttacggcagagcgggttctgagaaTTGATGCAAAGACATTCATATGCACCCTTTACACTACACGTgtaatgtcttacggcagagAGGGCACTCATTTTTAGATCATGGCTAGCATTTAAATAACAAGAGCTTGTGAAAGACATTCCCAATGCAAAGACAACAACCAACCTCAAAAAATGTGACAAAAATGCCATTGATTTCGATGCAAATCTGTAGCTACCAATTCCTGCTAAAGGAGATGTTGGGACACATCCTGAGCAGAGAACATGGAAGAAATGCAAGTAAAATGAAGCATCCACATTATGTAGGGAGATATAGGTAAGTAAAATGATGACTATAAAGAATCATGACAATGGCAACAAGATGGATGACCATTCAGTCAAGTAGAACATCAATACATAGAGGTAACAAAGACAGGCGTGTCCTGCTATTAACACCTAAGAATCATTTAACCCATAACAACTAAAGTTGCCCTCTTTAATACCACAATGCCTTATCTACATCCCTATTTGCAGGCTCAGTTTTGATGTTTCTTGTTGGCAAGGCTAGGACAAATCAATTAGTCAATTCAATTGCATTGATCTTCTGAAGAAAGTAATCTATGAATGAGAAAGGGGTAATGGCTTGCATTCTCCACTTCAAAGTACTAAGCagtaaataagaagaagaaaacagcCACAATATGAACTTATTCCTACCCAAAAGTGATCCCAAACAATTTCAAAATCTTGTCACACCTATTGCTGGGTGTGGGTCTACCGCCATTCACCACCAGACAGTTATATaaaagaaatctaattgatcagGACATGGGAAATATTGACACTAAGATTGCATGAAAAGCGGACACATTGGTGGAATCAAGTGTGAGACTTCAAATCTGAATACATCTGATTTAGTGCATGTCAGAcaacaaaaatcaaaatacaacttcTGATATTGGAAGTTGAATCTATTCAATCTCCTATGGGAGGACAAATTCTCTTGTGACCCAAACATCAATGCCAAAGGACTTTTGGAATTATAATattgagaaagaaaagggagagacatATATGAACAACAGCAAAAAAGAAATTTATGGCCAAGTGGTAAAAAAAATGCAAGCAACTAAATTTTTAATAACAGACCAGTATTACAATATTCCCATGACATGGTGACTGCTAGAAAATCTTTACTTGCCTAATTCAGATGCTTTCTTCATTGCAAGTTGAGCGAGTTTAGGAAATTATATATCTAAGTAAGAGCATAGGCCTTAAGATTGGGCTTCTTTGCTTTTAAGGAGACTTCATGAACTTTTATAAGGCTATAAAGCCATTCTCTCTATGTCATACCAATCAGGCTTTTATCTCTACATCACACCAGTCAAGCTTTAAGACCAGGCTTCAGGGTTCTCTCTACATCACATTAATCAGGTGTTAGGCCCAGGCTTCTTTTGCTTTAAGACAATCTGAAAACTCTGCTGTTGAGAGCAGTAACAGCAGCCTTGTCTTGTACATCCATTGGTGTCACAACAGTGAAATAGGAAAAGGCACGCACGTTTTATAGATTTTGCATAATAACATCATTGGATGAAATACCATAACTCAAAATAGTGAATCTACTAAGTCAAATCCTAGTTAGGCTTAAGTCTACTGTTACACATATATTCTAATTGTCTTCAAGCCCCATATGATCTAAGAAACAGTAACAACAAATACACAATCTGGAATCTTGAGCTACTTCAACTGACCACACAAtctgttttcttcttctctattgttTCTACAACAGGATTTCCCTTCTCTAATTTCAGTTtgaatctgtgtgtgtgtgtgtgtgtgtgtgtgttatacacGCTCCTGAAactgagaaagagaaagaagaagaagcacaaaCCTGCTGCCATTCACTCGACCGTTCCATCCAAGCAATAGAAGCTGATGGCAAGAAATCCCTCCCAAAGTCATTCCTTTGCTTGTAAAGAACTGTCATCCCGTCCACTTCAGCAGCATTCCATTCCATAATCCTCTCCATGAAACAAGCCTCAAGGACCGGATCTAACCCCTACGAAACCCTAATTCTCCCAATCCTCGAAAAATCCATGCAATACTCCCCTAAATCGCCGCCTTCTTCCACATTCCTACCAAATGTGGCCCTGCTCTTCGATCCGTGCCCACGGATCTCTGTTTCCTTCACATCCTCCTCATCATCCGCCTTCCTCGACATGAACCGGATCGTCTCATCCTGCTCCTCAGCATTTTGCCGCAGCTTCTAGACATGAACCGGATCATTTCATCCCGCTCCTCAACGTTCTGCTACAGCTTCTCGACACAGATCCGCAATTCGGCCTCTGATTTCTCTATATCCTCGATTCGGAGCGTCGGATCACCGATTTTAACGATACTTACCTCGATCAAGAGAGATGTTCCGAATGGAAGGTAAAGATATTAGGAAGAGAGACGATTAGGTGGGGATGAATTGAGGTCGAGTGAGAAAAGCTAGTAGAGATGGAGTTTcacgaagtgagagagagagttgtagaaTTCGATTGAAGCTGAGaaatgaaattgaggatttcagataTATAGGGTGGGGTAGCCGCGCATTAGCTATGACAGGTCGagtagtgacgtcaccaacttttgcgggccccactgtgatgcacgtattatatccacactgtccatccatttgaagagatcattttagagcatgatccaaagaatgagtcagatccaaacctctagtggaccccaccacagaaaacagttttttcaaaaaggaaaaaaaaaattcaagattcttaattttcttttttaattctaaattttttcaagattataaatttgttgaaatttatcaaaaaatttaaaattctcgtttttcaaaattatcaaaaaaaaatcaattcttaatagttttagaaattcttaatttttttaattttcaattatttgaaatttctcaatttttaaaattttccaattttttaaaattttccaattttttcatgattctcaaattcaaaattcttatttttttttcaaaaatttcaaaaattttcaaaattcttaattttaaaaaaaaaaaatcatactttttcataattatcatttttttgttcttaatttaaaaaaaaaaaatcttaattttttaaaagttctcaatttaaaaaaaaattcttagttcttagaaatttcaaaattcaaatctcttcaaaactctcaaatttttttttttttcaaaattctcaattttttcacaattgtctcaattttttttcaaaattctcaattttttcataattgtcgaaaattttaaaatttattaattctttcaagattctcaatttttttcaatattattaaatgtagacttttagccttagttcatatgcaactgaggctaaaaagtagacttttggcctcggttcctaggCAATTGAGACTAAAAAGTGGACTTTTTACCTCGTTCCTATGCAATTGatgctaaaaagtagacttttggcatgACTCAAATTGAGAAATCCACTGGCTTGGATTTCACGGTCAGTGAGCATTCGTGATTTCATGAAGCTACACGTGAAAAGTGCAAGCCATTTTATAAACATATGAGATCTCTCACACGTATCATGTTAGCATGTGTGGTGCGTTTGTATTCATGGACACTTGATTGTTGaagtaggaccattggatatttttcattttaaccatccaataaatgtccaccgatcTAGTCAAATCATCAAATATCACCATACACCAATTAATTCAAATTACAGGCATGCCATTTATACAATTTCTAAGTACctacgtatcatccatcatattctgccagagtatcaaaggtaGACATTTTGCCtcagttcctatgtaactgaggctaaaaggtagacttttcacctcggttcctatgcaactaaggctaaaaaatagacttttcgcctcggttcctatgcaaccgaggctaaaaggtagacttttgccTCGATccctatgcaaccgaggctaaaaggtagacttttcgcctcaattctaaaaggtagatttttcacctcggttctatgcaaccgaggctaaaaatagacttttcgcctcggttcctatgcaatcgaggctaaaaggtagacttttcgcctcggttcctaagcaattgaggctaaaaatagacttttagcctcggttctatgcaaccgaggctaaaaatagacttttcgcctcggttctatgtaatcgaggctaaaaggtagacttttcgcctcggttcctacacaatcgaggctaaaaggtagacttttcgcctcggttcctatgcgaCTAAGGCTAAAATAATatacttttcacctcggttcctatgtaatgaggctaaaaggtaaacttttggcctcattcctaagcaattgaggctaaaaatagacttttcgcctcggttctatGCAACTCgaagctaaaaggtagacttttacCTCGGTTCTATGCAATCGAGGCTaaaaatagacttttcgcctctGTTCATATGCAATCGAGGCtaaaggtagacttttggcctcggctCCTATACACCTGAGGCTAAagggtagacttttcgcctcggttcctatgcaatcgaggctaaaagGTAAATGTTTGGCCTTCATatgcaatcgaggctaaaaggtagacttttcccTCGGTTCCATGAGGCGaaagatgaacttttagccttaattccttagcaaccgaggctaaagacacatttagcctccatatTTTCAACTCTGAGGctaaaaattgtggctaaaggcctattttcttgtagtggtaTAATCGGTTTAAACATTACCTCATGGCGTCGATCCTTATGTTGGCTCCGTCTTTTATGGTTTTTATGTTGTCTTTTTTAACGATTATGATAGGTCTCCCCAGATTCTTTTCCTTCCGGGCAACCCGAAATTGTAAATTTTAATGATATATATGATGAttgacctttaaaaaaataaaaataaaatttcaaggcTAATTACTTGTATATTAATTCATTTTTAAGGTTCTTTGGGGAAGTTTTTCGTGGCGTATGGAATGGGATAGATGTTGCTGTCAATTTTTTTTTCTGGAGCAAGAGTTGACAATTGAGAATATGGAGGATTTCTGCAATGAAACAAACGCTGGCTAACACCGGATTCGGATTAGGtgatgaccccaacaccacccagcTAGCTGCTGGAAAAGGGGCGTTCGGACGCGAGAGGGAGAGCGAGCGTataggagagggagaaggagaggcagagagagagagagagagagagagagagagagagctcagggcctgtttgatttttcacgTAAGAGGTAATTACCTGATAATTGGGTAATAATTGCTTACCGCATCGTTTCGGATGGACGACATCGACGGCCAAGATACGAAGTGCAGTGTGATCTGACAATTGGTGTactaaccaaaaaagaaaaaaaaaaaagatggctgCCGAAAATTCTAACTAGGACTTTTGAACGGTTTCGGACAGGAATTCCCAAAATTATCTGAAGCTGGTGAAAGGGTCGTAATCATGAGGAATTTATGAACATAAACATTTAATTCTGAGAATTTACGACCCATGCACGGGTGCAGAAACTTCAGAGAATTTATGACCCTGGCACCAGGTGTAAAAATTCTGAGAATTCCGTGGAAACTGTTTAAAAGTGTCAGTTAAAATTTTACAGCctttgaacagtgtggataagcgacatgatgaacggtgtggataagcgacatgcatcacagtgagaCCACAGCTATTGTACAGCCTCTTAAGTAATAGGAAACGAGTGCAGATTATGACGACAGTTGCTGCGCGTTTACCACCAATTGGACGATAAAACAAGCCTGCAacgttgggaaacggattggctactcgccctgacaccagccccggagctggtggtgggtgctctgtgggccccaccatgatgtatgtgttgtatccataccgtccaaccatttttagagatcgttttatgcatgagaaaaagaatgcaatagatttaaagttcaagtggacccaccacagaaaaccatagGATCAGTCActcccatcgttgaaacatttatagggcctaccatgatgtatgttttagatccaacctattcataagttaacatagacatggatgaagtaatatatatatatatatatataaaagcttgatcggaaagttctgtggcccctaagaagttttgaacggtggttgtcactgtccccactgttttctatggtggggtccacttaaactttagatctatatcattatttttctcataccataaaacgatctctccaaatggatggacggtatggatacaacacatacataataatgaggtccacagagcttggtgacgtcacttcattagctaTTTGGATGccgaccttgtcagtatctaatccgcgccccacaTATGGAGTCTCTTTTCGACCTTTCcctgagtgggccccacctaatttcctagcgcaggaatttcctgcgaaagcctttcgcagcgctgggaacttaggtggggcttactgtgatgtttgtgagaaatcctccccgtccatccgttttgtgagttcattttaggacatgttgtaaaaaatgaaccgtatccaaagcttgagtgagcAATGaatgtggttaggaaaattccaaccgttgaaacctttctaggttcaacagtgatgtttagatgccatccataccgttaataacgtcattcctattggtattatctggaaacaaaaatattagcatgaatcaacacttctgtggccccacaaatatttcaactatggacatttaattatcacgttttcggctcacttgagctttggatacggttcatttttggtaacatgtcttaaaatgaactcacaaaaccgatggatgggaggatttcttacaaacatcacagtaggccccacctaatttgccagcgcaggaacttcctgccaaaggctctcgcaggaaatccgcgtccctgacaGAATATAAGTTTGAttagaaacttctgtggcccctaagaagttttgaacggtggatgtcactgaccctactgttttctatggtggggtccacttaaactttagatcttatatcattatttttctcatgccataaaacgatctctccaaatggatggacggtatggatacaacacatacatcatggtggggtccacaactccCGTTTCCGCAACGTCGCGTGCTTACCCAATTTGACTGGGTTAGGAAGAGTGAGGATCCCACGTCATCAGAttctttaaatatattaaaaaaatttacatttcagAAAAAGTATAACGGAGACGTCCTTATATACAATGCACTAAAGCCCGATATGTGTCCGAGCGGCAGCTTATACCTCCCACTCTTCTCGCCGGAAAAATGACTCCTCTGTCTGGGCTTGGTGGTCATCTGTTTTCATCATCCTCGGAAAAAGTACCAGTAGGCTGGCATTTTAACCCGACGGACGAGGAAATTTTGGCGCATTTTCTTCCGAAAAAGAATAGAGACCATGCATATTCGGTAGAACCCATTCGAGAATCAGATATCTACGGGTGCAATCCCGATGAGCTTGCACGTAAGGAacccccctcctctctctctctctctgtctctctctctctctctctctatatatatatatatatatatacacacacacacacaatattgAATGTGTATCCAATAACTGGAATTAATTGCAGCTAAAATTGACACTGGAGGGGAGTACATGTACTTCTTTACACAGCTGAATCATGAGGGTGGGTCGCGCACAGTTCGCAAAGCCGGAGACGGTTCCTGGAAGCCCACCGACGGACGTAAACCTGTTAAGCAACAAGGTAAAGAAATTGGTTCGAAGATGAATTTGAAATTCTACAAGGGCAGCGGGCCCAATGCAGAGAAAACCGATTGGCTGATGATAGAGTATAGGCTTAATAAGGATGATCTGCTCACCATGAAAACTACGACTAAGGCTGATCGTGAGAATGTGGAGGGGAAGGATGATCACAGGAACAGGGTGAGAAATAGATAAGAAAAAGATATATATCTTCAATGCATGTTCATTTCTCAGCTTTGTCAATACGAAAAATGTTTAGAGTGTTAATGCCCCTTGATATACAGTGATACACTATTCAacttgagcttttagagaaagtgattATTTGTCATTATATCATAGTAAAATGTCAAGTGTTTAAATTCTGAAAATAGCAAATATGCCAGTAGAATAGTTTCTCaacttgaatttgaatttgttcTCCTTGGATAGTATCCCAAGTCCAATATGTTACCAAAGCAATTGACTTCCAAAATATAATGACTATGACCTGGtctagcggtgcactcactgtgtGTGAGAGTGAACCACTTGCACTTTAACCCAAAAATGCTGAGTTAACTTAACGATGAACTCAGCAATCAAAAACTTGTAACACAAAAAAAAGAATAgagatatttttttttacatgagagcataaataaatttttttttttttaaagggaataGAAGTCTTTATATACATtccgaagtggtgcattaagcaccatTTTGAAAAGATTTGGTCCGTTGGATTTAAACCCAATAGGTACGACTAGTCACATctttctatttaaaaataaaaaggcgcaagtgcgagtatacTATCACATAAACAAAGTCTTGCGAGCACACATACACTCTTGTGAGAGTACACCCGCACCCGCAACCTCGGCCTGGCCCGACCCGTCATGCATGCGAACTTAAACTTGGACTTGGGCTAGGGCTTAGCTTGGCTAGGCACGTGAGCGCgcatgtggtcaatgacataaatTAGAACTATTAGTATACACcttagacacacacacacacacacacacacacacacacacacaaaaagaccAAATTCAGATACGCCCCTTAAATAGAGCTCAAGCCTCAAAGAAAAAAGCTCATCTTAGACATAAAAAAATTTTCTCGGGCAAATTCGATGCGTGActaaacccacaacacaaaagtaatagaaaattt harbors:
- the LOC131218444 gene encoding NAC domain-containing protein 43-like, giving the protein MYFFTQLNHEGGSRTVRKAGDGSWKPTDGRKPVKQQGKEIGSKMNLKFYKGSGPNAEKTDWLMIEYRLNKDDLLTMKTTTKADRENVEGKDDHRNRDVGLDGGDYGVGPEVMAVGSEEGYYKEEPHQETMEYYRLN